One segment of Pseudomonas asgharzadehiana DNA contains the following:
- a CDS encoding AraC family transcriptional regulator translates to MHPHFLSRSTLSETALTISGHFLEAMLRKTKATHGDAAVLNIIRKSNIPDACLYQPELRISRAQFIAAYKENVILLDDEMLGLWSRPIRSGTLKYMMLNLLDAANISIALNRFTRFWNLLLDDYQLMLVRDQTRIGVVLKPRTGACEVNILGHELMIKLFHGIISWLLDTSIDIENIQFAFPKPDHSSDYAFLYPGPVNFGAEFSAIWFDSTLGLRSFRRTRVELWAFLRRAPEDWAFNTVNTGLLSTKVRQYLATSEIPSGDVEEVSNVLGLSVRTLTRRLHAEGTTFRIVRDNLRRDLAVQLLTQSRISIDGVSALVGFENTAAFCRAFRGWMQVSPGAYRNRNI, encoded by the coding sequence ATGCATCCACATTTTTTAAGCCGCTCCACACTCTCCGAAACCGCACTGACGATTTCTGGACACTTTCTAGAAGCCATGCTACGGAAAACCAAAGCGACTCACGGCGATGCGGCAGTGCTGAATATTATTCGAAAATCTAACATTCCTGATGCTTGTCTCTATCAACCAGAGTTGAGAATCAGCCGCGCTCAATTCATAGCAGCGTACAAAGAGAATGTCATTCTGTTGGACGACGAAATGCTCGGATTATGGTCCCGTCCGATCCGCAGTGGAACGTTAAAATACATGATGTTGAACTTGTTGGATGCAGCCAATATCTCCATAGCGCTCAACCGATTCACACGCTTTTGGAATTTACTGTTAGATGACTATCAGTTAATGCTTGTCCGCGACCAAACCAGGATCGGCGTCGTTCTCAAACCTCGAACGGGAGCGTGCGAAGTCAATATCCTGGGTCACGAACTAATGATAAAACTTTTTCACGGAATTATTAGCTGGTTGCTAGACACAAGCATAGACATTGAGAATATTCAGTTTGCTTTTCCAAAGCCGGATCATTCCAGCGACTACGCTTTTTTGTATCCAGGACCTGTAAATTTCGGCGCAGAATTCAGTGCAATCTGGTTTGATTCAACACTCGGCCTGCGAAGTTTTCGCCGGACTCGCGTTGAGCTTTGGGCGTTCCTACGACGCGCGCCGGAAGACTGGGCATTCAATACTGTCAACACGGGCTTGTTGAGCACTAAAGTGAGGCAATACCTGGCAACTTCGGAAATTCCATCAGGTGATGTTGAAGAGGTTTCCAATGTATTAGGGCTTTCGGTTCGCACTTTGACTCGCAGACTACATGCTGAAGGAACTACATTCAGAATTGTCCGAGACAATTTACGCCGCGACCTCGCCGTTCAATTACTCACACAATCCAGAATTTCAATAGATGGTGTTTCCGCCCTTGTAGGCTTTGAGAACACCGCTGCTTTTTGTCGTGCGTTCCGAGGCTGGATGCAAGTTAGTCCTGGCGCTTATCGAAATCGAAATATCTAA